From Bradyrhizobium erythrophlei:
CGACCCTCGACAGGGGGATCATCGTGCTCATGCCCCGTCTCCCTTGAGTACGGCCTCCCGCAGCGCGTCGGACCAATATCCGTGCTGAACAAGGAAAAGACCTTCGTCCTCGATCTTCACTCCGCTCCTCAGTGGATGAAGGTCGATCGCCTGCGCCCCCTCGTCCGCACCCTCGATCCAGTGCGTCGCGCCGCGCGACAAGTCATTCCAGCGCATCGCCTTGGCCATGTATGCCTGCTGACAGGCGCGGAATTCCTCCAGATCGTCGGGCGTCGCCATGCCACTGGCATTGAAAAAATCTTCGTATTGGCGAATGCGGCGCATTCTCTGCTCTGCCGGCTCGCTCTTCGGCGCAATGCAGTAGATCGTCACTTCGGTCTTATCTACCGCGAGCGGACGGGTCACGCGCAGCTGCGAACTCATCTGGTCCATCAGATAGAGATTTGGATAGAGGCAGAGGTTGCGCAGGTTCTCGACCATCCATTGCGCCCTGGCGCGGCCGTGCTTTGCCGTGAGCTGGTCGATGTGCGCGTAGGCGGGCCTGGTCGTTGGGTCGGCAAACCGAGACCAAACGACCATGTGCCCGTTTTCGAACGAATAGTAACCACCCTTCAGCTCGCTCATCTTGCTGAGATCGGTCGCCTTGACATCATCCGATTCCGCATTGCGGCGGCTCGTCGTGGCAATGTAGTTCCAATGCACCGACGATACATGATAGCCGTCGGCACCATTTTCAGCCTGCAGCTTCCAATTGCCGTCGTAGATGTAGCTGGACGATCCGCGCAGGACTTCGAGTCCGTCGGGTGCCTGGTCGACCATCATGTCGATGAATTTTGCGGCTTCGCCGAGATGTTCGGCCAATGGCTTCACATCCGGATTGAGGCTTCCGAACAGGAAGCCGCGATAGGCCTCGAACCTCGCGACCTTCTTCAAGTCGTGCGAGCCTTCGTTGTGGAATTGTTCGGGATAACCGGCGCCGTCCGGGTCTTTCACCTTCAGCAACTTTCCGGAATTGCTGAATGTCCAACCGTGGAACGGGCAGGTGAATGTCGACTTGCTGCCGCGCTTGTAACGGCAAATCATTGCGCCACGGTGACTGCAGGCATTGACGAAGGCGTTTAGCTCGTCGTTCTTGCTGCGGGCGATAAAGATGGGCTGTCGTCCGATCCAGGTTGTGAAATAGTCGTTCTTGTTCGGAATCTGACTTTCATGGGCGAGATATACCCAGTTTCCCTCAAACAGGTGCTTCATCTCCAACTCAAAGAACCCGGTATCGGTAAATATCGCACGATCACAACGAAACAGACCGTCGGCCGAATCCTCGACCAATGCTGTGTCGAGACGTTCAAGGATGCTTGTTGTCATGGCTTGTTTTCTCCGAAGTGTCGGTCAGTCTGTTAAGCGGGCGGCGATGGTCGCAGCTCTCGCCGAGACGATCAGAATGAACGCAAATCAGATAGGCGTCATGAGACGATCGCGCCCTTTCTGCCTGTACGGAGGCGTACTAGGCTGATCATGGACCTCGAGCCTGTCGGCACCGGCAGCGAAATCTTTGTACAGTAAGTCGGCAAAGCCGCAGGTCTTTTGCAAAACAGCTTCGTGCAAACCCATAATCCAAGCCAACGAAGCGAACATCCAAGTGTGTCCGCTCAGGCCGATAAGCATTGCAATTGAAATCCATTGCCTCAAACCCGCACTGTGAAGTCTCAGAGGCGTGATCAATCGTGATTCAAGGTCGGGTTAAATCGGTGTCATCTTGAATATGTCCCGCCACATGGGAAGAACTCATTTCGGCGGCGCCGGTAAGGACGAAGGACTCCTTACCCAGAGAAGCTTCTCTGAGTTTGAGCGCACTTGACAGAGGCGATGATGCATTCGAGCGACGATTTTCTCAGCACCCCAAACCTGGATTACGAAGCGTGGCGAGATGTGGTCCGCTTGATCTGTGGCCGGTACACGCCGGAGGGGATCGAACCGAATACCTTTTTTGGCAGAGCGCGTGTCCGAACCATTTGCGGATTGAAAGCAGTGGAGCTTACTTCCAATGCTCATCGCCTCGAGCGCACCCGCCAGGACATCCGTGTTGATGCTAGGGATCACTACTACGCGATCTTTCAGATGACTGGTCAGTCGAGAATCATCCAGAACGACCGGACTGTGGAACTTGCAATCGGTGATGTCGCTCTCGTCGACGCGGCGCGGCCCGTGACATACGTATCTGAGAAGGGGAGCGACCAGTGGTGGGGGTCTTTGCAACTGCCGCGGCGGTCCCTGGTGTCTCATCTAGGCTTGGAACCGCGGTGCCTTTCTCGACGTAGCGGAGCGGCTGCAGCGCGACCGCTCCGTCAACTCCTTCAGGATGGCGTCGAAGACCAGCAATCAATGTCCGTTTCGGCCA
This genomic window contains:
- a CDS encoding Rieske 2Fe-2S domain-containing protein; this translates as MTTSILERLDTALVEDSADGLFRCDRAIFTDTGFFELEMKHLFEGNWVYLAHESQIPNKNDYFTTWIGRQPIFIARSKNDELNAFVNACSHRGAMICRYKRGSKSTFTCPFHGWTFSNSGKLLKVKDPDGAGYPEQFHNEGSHDLKKVARFEAYRGFLFGSLNPDVKPLAEHLGEAAKFIDMMVDQAPDGLEVLRGSSSYIYDGNWKLQAENGADGYHVSSVHWNYIATTSRRNAESDDVKATDLSKMSELKGGYYSFENGHMVVWSRFADPTTRPAYAHIDQLTAKHGRARAQWMVENLRNLCLYPNLYLMDQMSSQLRVTRPLAVDKTEVTIYCIAPKSEPAEQRMRRIRQYEDFFNASGMATPDDLEEFRACQQAYMAKAMRWNDLSRGATHWIEGADEGAQAIDLHPLRSGVKIEDEGLFLVQHGYWSDALREAVLKGDGA
- a CDS encoding helix-turn-helix domain-containing protein, which produces MTEAMMHSSDDFLSTPNLDYEAWRDVVRLICGRYTPEGIEPNTFFGRARVRTICGLKAVELTSNAHRLERTRQDIRVDARDHYYAIFQMTGQSRIIQNDRTVELAIGDVALVDAARPVTYVSEKGSDQWWGSLQLPRRSLVSHLGLEPRCLSRRSGAAAARPLRQLLQDGVEDQQSMSVSANAYMRLAFYDLLGALFAPSDPEDTSLHTDKLFARICDIIKDHFADPDFGPCDVAVEARISLRYLQKLFTARNSTCSHFIHSVRLDHAARLLERRSFLKTSQPISEIAYASGFGDYTNFSRKFRRRFGHTPGSHSGDHAEHGRISTAESAA